A portion of the Camelus bactrianus isolate YW-2024 breed Bactrian camel chromosome 25, ASM4877302v1, whole genome shotgun sequence genome contains these proteins:
- the RPL8 gene encoding large ribosomal subunit protein uL2: MGRVIRGQRKGAGSVFRAHVKHRKGAARLRAVDFAERHGYIKGIVKDIIHDPGRGAPLAKVVFRDPYRFKKRTELFIAAEGIHTGQFVYCGKKAQLNIGNVLPVGTMPEGTIVCCLEEKPGDRGKLARASGNYATVISHNPETKKTRVKLPSGSKKVISSANRAVVGVVAGGGRIDKPILKAGRAYHKYKAKRNCWPRVRGVAMNPVEHPFGGGNHQHIGKPSTIRRDAPAGRKVGLIAARRTGRLRGTKTVQEKEN; this comes from the exons ATGGGCCGCGTGATCCGTGGGCAGAGGAAGGGCGCCGGCTCCGTGTTCCGCGCGCACGTGAAGCACCGGAAGGGCGCCGCGCGTCTGCGCGCCGTGGACTTCGCCGAGCGACATGGCTACATCAAGGGCATCGTGAAG GACATCATTCACGACCCGGGCCGCGGCGCGCCCCTCGCCAAGGTGGTCTTCCGGGACCCGTACCGTTTCAAGAAGCGCACGGAGCTGTTCATCGCCGCCGAGGGCATCCACACGGGCCAGTTCGTGTACTGCGGCAAGAAGG CCCAGCTCAACATCGGCAACGTGCTCCCGGTGGGCACCATGCCCGAGGGCACCATCGTGTGTTGTCTGGAGGAGAAGCCTGGTGACCGCGGCAAGTTGGCCAGGGCCTCTGGGAACTATGCCACGGTTATCTCCCACAACCCCGAGACAAAGAAGACCCGAGTGAAGCTGCCCTCAGGTTCCAAGAAGGTTATCTCCTCCGCCAACAGAGCTGTAGTCG GTGTGGTGGCTGGAGGTGGCCGCATTGATAAGCCCATTCTGAAGGCTGGCCGTGCCTACCACAAGTACAAGGCAAAGAGGAATTGCTGGCCGCGCGTGCGGGGTGTGGCCATGAAT CCTGTGGAACATCCCTTTGGAGGTGGCAACCACCAGCACATCGGCAAACCCTCTACCATCCGCAGAGATGCCCCTGCTGGCCGGAAAGTGGGTCTCATTGCTGCCCGCCGGACCGGGCGCCTCCGGGGAACCAAGACTGTGCAGGAGAAAGAGAACTAG
- the ZNF34 gene encoding zinc finger protein 34 isoform X1 yields the protein MAALHLSALSQAEVTFEDVAVLLSREEWGRLGPAQKGLYRDVMLETYRNLVSLGAGPTGPKPGVIAQLERGDEPWVLDLPGAEGSKQPRVRGSAHGTRTEYKELTSGEMLDGDLGQLRGTVLQGPELGEACGHIREREESLDRLVEQSSPRPVTLTNEERSLESWGSLRLRPDPIPDQRPHKCDVCEQSFEQRSYLNNHKRVHRSKETKTVHDSGEIFSANPAVKEYQNMPLGKKLHHCGCCGKAFRYSANLVKHQRLHSEEKPYKCDECGKAFRQSCEFLSHRRMHSGEIPYRCDECGKTFNQRPNLMKHQRTHTGEKPYRCSECGKHFSAYSSLIYHQRIHTGEKPYKCNDCGKAFSDGSILIRHRRTHTGEKPYECNECGKGFTQSSNLIQHQRIHTGEKPYKCNECEKAFIQKTKLVEHQRSHTGEKPYECNDCGKVFSQSTHLIQHQRIHTGEKPYKCGECGKAFHNSSRLIHHQRSHHGEKPYKCADCKKAFSQGTYLIQHRRIHTGEKPYKCGECGKAFRHSSNMSQHQRIHLREDFST from the exons ATGGCAGCTTTGCATCTATCTGCCCTGTCCCAG GCCGAGGTGACCTTTGAGGACGTGGCCGTGCTTCTCTCCCGGGAGGAGTGGGGCCGTCTGGGCCCTGCTCAGAAGGGCCTGTACAGGGATGTGATGCTGGAAACCTACAGGAACCTGGTCTCGCTGG GAGCTGGACCTACAGGTCCCAAGCCTGGGGTGATTGCACAGCTGGAGCGTGGGGATGAGCCGTGGGTCCTGGACTTGCCGGGAGCTGAGGGGAGCAAGCAACCGAGAGTCCGTGGCTCAG CTCACGGGACCAGGACTGAGTACAAGGAATTGACTTCAGGGGAGATGCTTGATGGAGATCTGGGCCAACTCAGGGGGACTGTTCTCCAGGGACCTGAGCTGGGAGAAGCCTGTGGGCACATCAGGGAGCGGGAGGAGAGCCTGGACAGGCTCGTTGAGCAGAGCAGCCCCAGGCCAGTCACACTGACCAACGAGGAGCGCAGCCTGGAGTCTTGGGGAAGCCTTAGGTTGAGGCCTGACCCTATCCCTGATCAAAGGCCTCACAAATGCGATGTGTGTGAGCAGAGCTTTGAACAGAGGTCATACCTTAACAACCATAAACGTGTACACAGGTccaaagaaacaaagacagttCATGATTCTGGGGAAATCTTCAGTGCAAATCCAGCTGTTAAAGAATATCAGAACATGCCTCTTGGGAAAAAACTGCATCATTGTGGTTgctgtgggaaagccttcaggtACAGTGCTAACCTCGTCAAGCACCAGCGGCTTCACAGTGAAGAGAAGCCCTACAAGTGTGAtgagtgtgggaaggccttccGCCAGAGCTGCGAGTTCCTCAGTCACCGCAGGATGCACTCCGGGGAGATCCCCTACCGCTGCGACGAGTGCGGGAAGACCTTCAACCAGAGGCCCAACCTCATGAAGCACCAGAGGACCCACACCGGAGAGAAGCCCTACAGGTGCAGTGAGTGCGGGAAGCACTTCAGCGCCTACTCTTCCCTCATTTACCACCAGAGaatccacactggagagaagccctacAAGTGCAACGACTGTGGGAAAGCATTCAGTGACGGCTCAATCCTTATCCGACATCGCCGgactcacactggagagaagccatATGAGTGCAACGAATGTGGCAAAGGCTTTACCCAAAGTTCTAACCTCATCCAGCATCAAagaattcacactggagagaagccctatAAATGTAATGAGTGTGAGAAAGCCTTCATCCAAAAAACCAAACTTGTGGAACATCAGAGAAGCCACACGGGAGAGAAGCCCTATGAGTGTAATGACTGTGGCAAAGTCTTCAGCCAGAGCACACACCTCATCCAGCACCAGAGGATCCACACGGGGGAGAAGCCCTACAAGTGCGGCGAGTGCGGGAAGGCCTTCCACAACAGTTCCAGGCTCATCCACCATCAGAGGTCACACCACGGAGAGAAGCCGTACAAATGCGCTGACTGCAAGAAAGCCTTCAGCCAGGGCACCTACCTCATCCAGCACCGGAGGATTCACACCGGGGAGAAGCCCTACAAGTGTGGTGAGTGCGGGAAGGCCTTCCGGCACAGTTCCAACATGTCGCAGCATCAAAGGATTCACCTCCGGGAAGACTTCTCCACATGA
- the ZNF34 gene encoding zinc finger protein 34 isoform X2: MLETYRNLVSLGAGPTGPKPGVIAQLERGDEPWVLDLPGAEGSKQPRVRGSAHGTRTEYKELTSGEMLDGDLGQLRGTVLQGPELGEACGHIREREESLDRLVEQSSPRPVTLTNEERSLESWGSLRLRPDPIPDQRPHKCDVCEQSFEQRSYLNNHKRVHRSKETKTVHDSGEIFSANPAVKEYQNMPLGKKLHHCGCCGKAFRYSANLVKHQRLHSEEKPYKCDECGKAFRQSCEFLSHRRMHSGEIPYRCDECGKTFNQRPNLMKHQRTHTGEKPYRCSECGKHFSAYSSLIYHQRIHTGEKPYKCNDCGKAFSDGSILIRHRRTHTGEKPYECNECGKGFTQSSNLIQHQRIHTGEKPYKCNECEKAFIQKTKLVEHQRSHTGEKPYECNDCGKVFSQSTHLIQHQRIHTGEKPYKCGECGKAFHNSSRLIHHQRSHHGEKPYKCADCKKAFSQGTYLIQHRRIHTGEKPYKCGECGKAFRHSSNMSQHQRIHLREDFST; the protein is encoded by the exons ATGCTGGAAACCTACAGGAACCTGGTCTCGCTGG GAGCTGGACCTACAGGTCCCAAGCCTGGGGTGATTGCACAGCTGGAGCGTGGGGATGAGCCGTGGGTCCTGGACTTGCCGGGAGCTGAGGGGAGCAAGCAACCGAGAGTCCGTGGCTCAG CTCACGGGACCAGGACTGAGTACAAGGAATTGACTTCAGGGGAGATGCTTGATGGAGATCTGGGCCAACTCAGGGGGACTGTTCTCCAGGGACCTGAGCTGGGAGAAGCCTGTGGGCACATCAGGGAGCGGGAGGAGAGCCTGGACAGGCTCGTTGAGCAGAGCAGCCCCAGGCCAGTCACACTGACCAACGAGGAGCGCAGCCTGGAGTCTTGGGGAAGCCTTAGGTTGAGGCCTGACCCTATCCCTGATCAAAGGCCTCACAAATGCGATGTGTGTGAGCAGAGCTTTGAACAGAGGTCATACCTTAACAACCATAAACGTGTACACAGGTccaaagaaacaaagacagttCATGATTCTGGGGAAATCTTCAGTGCAAATCCAGCTGTTAAAGAATATCAGAACATGCCTCTTGGGAAAAAACTGCATCATTGTGGTTgctgtgggaaagccttcaggtACAGTGCTAACCTCGTCAAGCACCAGCGGCTTCACAGTGAAGAGAAGCCCTACAAGTGTGAtgagtgtgggaaggccttccGCCAGAGCTGCGAGTTCCTCAGTCACCGCAGGATGCACTCCGGGGAGATCCCCTACCGCTGCGACGAGTGCGGGAAGACCTTCAACCAGAGGCCCAACCTCATGAAGCACCAGAGGACCCACACCGGAGAGAAGCCCTACAGGTGCAGTGAGTGCGGGAAGCACTTCAGCGCCTACTCTTCCCTCATTTACCACCAGAGaatccacactggagagaagccctacAAGTGCAACGACTGTGGGAAAGCATTCAGTGACGGCTCAATCCTTATCCGACATCGCCGgactcacactggagagaagccatATGAGTGCAACGAATGTGGCAAAGGCTTTACCCAAAGTTCTAACCTCATCCAGCATCAAagaattcacactggagagaagccctatAAATGTAATGAGTGTGAGAAAGCCTTCATCCAAAAAACCAAACTTGTGGAACATCAGAGAAGCCACACGGGAGAGAAGCCCTATGAGTGTAATGACTGTGGCAAAGTCTTCAGCCAGAGCACACACCTCATCCAGCACCAGAGGATCCACACGGGGGAGAAGCCCTACAAGTGCGGCGAGTGCGGGAAGGCCTTCCACAACAGTTCCAGGCTCATCCACCATCAGAGGTCACACCACGGAGAGAAGCCGTACAAATGCGCTGACTGCAAGAAAGCCTTCAGCCAGGGCACCTACCTCATCCAGCACCGGAGGATTCACACCGGGGAGAAGCCCTACAAGTGTGGTGAGTGCGGGAAGGCCTTCCGGCACAGTTCCAACATGTCGCAGCATCAAAGGATTCACCTCCGGGAAGACTTCTCCACATGA
- the ZNF34 gene encoding zinc finger protein 34 isoform X3: protein MLDGDLGQLRGTVLQGPELGEACGHIREREESLDRLVEQSSPRPVTLTNEERSLESWGSLRLRPDPIPDQRPHKCDVCEQSFEQRSYLNNHKRVHRSKETKTVHDSGEIFSANPAVKEYQNMPLGKKLHHCGCCGKAFRYSANLVKHQRLHSEEKPYKCDECGKAFRQSCEFLSHRRMHSGEIPYRCDECGKTFNQRPNLMKHQRTHTGEKPYRCSECGKHFSAYSSLIYHQRIHTGEKPYKCNDCGKAFSDGSILIRHRRTHTGEKPYECNECGKGFTQSSNLIQHQRIHTGEKPYKCNECEKAFIQKTKLVEHQRSHTGEKPYECNDCGKVFSQSTHLIQHQRIHTGEKPYKCGECGKAFHNSSRLIHHQRSHHGEKPYKCADCKKAFSQGTYLIQHRRIHTGEKPYKCGECGKAFRHSSNMSQHQRIHLREDFST, encoded by the coding sequence ATGCTTGATGGAGATCTGGGCCAACTCAGGGGGACTGTTCTCCAGGGACCTGAGCTGGGAGAAGCCTGTGGGCACATCAGGGAGCGGGAGGAGAGCCTGGACAGGCTCGTTGAGCAGAGCAGCCCCAGGCCAGTCACACTGACCAACGAGGAGCGCAGCCTGGAGTCTTGGGGAAGCCTTAGGTTGAGGCCTGACCCTATCCCTGATCAAAGGCCTCACAAATGCGATGTGTGTGAGCAGAGCTTTGAACAGAGGTCATACCTTAACAACCATAAACGTGTACACAGGTccaaagaaacaaagacagttCATGATTCTGGGGAAATCTTCAGTGCAAATCCAGCTGTTAAAGAATATCAGAACATGCCTCTTGGGAAAAAACTGCATCATTGTGGTTgctgtgggaaagccttcaggtACAGTGCTAACCTCGTCAAGCACCAGCGGCTTCACAGTGAAGAGAAGCCCTACAAGTGTGAtgagtgtgggaaggccttccGCCAGAGCTGCGAGTTCCTCAGTCACCGCAGGATGCACTCCGGGGAGATCCCCTACCGCTGCGACGAGTGCGGGAAGACCTTCAACCAGAGGCCCAACCTCATGAAGCACCAGAGGACCCACACCGGAGAGAAGCCCTACAGGTGCAGTGAGTGCGGGAAGCACTTCAGCGCCTACTCTTCCCTCATTTACCACCAGAGaatccacactggagagaagccctacAAGTGCAACGACTGTGGGAAAGCATTCAGTGACGGCTCAATCCTTATCCGACATCGCCGgactcacactggagagaagccatATGAGTGCAACGAATGTGGCAAAGGCTTTACCCAAAGTTCTAACCTCATCCAGCATCAAagaattcacactggagagaagccctatAAATGTAATGAGTGTGAGAAAGCCTTCATCCAAAAAACCAAACTTGTGGAACATCAGAGAAGCCACACGGGAGAGAAGCCCTATGAGTGTAATGACTGTGGCAAAGTCTTCAGCCAGAGCACACACCTCATCCAGCACCAGAGGATCCACACGGGGGAGAAGCCCTACAAGTGCGGCGAGTGCGGGAAGGCCTTCCACAACAGTTCCAGGCTCATCCACCATCAGAGGTCACACCACGGAGAGAAGCCGTACAAATGCGCTGACTGCAAGAAAGCCTTCAGCCAGGGCACCTACCTCATCCAGCACCGGAGGATTCACACCGGGGAGAAGCCCTACAAGTGTGGTGAGTGCGGGAAGGCCTTCCGGCACAGTTCCAACATGTCGCAGCATCAAAGGATTCACCTCCGGGAAGACTTCTCCACATGA
- the ZNF34 gene encoding zinc finger protein 34 isoform X4, whose product MPLGKKLHHCGCCGKAFRYSANLVKHQRLHSEEKPYKCDECGKAFRQSCEFLSHRRMHSGEIPYRCDECGKTFNQRPNLMKHQRTHTGEKPYRCSECGKHFSAYSSLIYHQRIHTGEKPYKCNDCGKAFSDGSILIRHRRTHTGEKPYECNECGKGFTQSSNLIQHQRIHTGEKPYKCNECEKAFIQKTKLVEHQRSHTGEKPYECNDCGKVFSQSTHLIQHQRIHTGEKPYKCGECGKAFHNSSRLIHHQRSHHGEKPYKCADCKKAFSQGTYLIQHRRIHTGEKPYKCGECGKAFRHSSNMSQHQRIHLREDFST is encoded by the coding sequence ATGCCTCTTGGGAAAAAACTGCATCATTGTGGTTgctgtgggaaagccttcaggtACAGTGCTAACCTCGTCAAGCACCAGCGGCTTCACAGTGAAGAGAAGCCCTACAAGTGTGAtgagtgtgggaaggccttccGCCAGAGCTGCGAGTTCCTCAGTCACCGCAGGATGCACTCCGGGGAGATCCCCTACCGCTGCGACGAGTGCGGGAAGACCTTCAACCAGAGGCCCAACCTCATGAAGCACCAGAGGACCCACACCGGAGAGAAGCCCTACAGGTGCAGTGAGTGCGGGAAGCACTTCAGCGCCTACTCTTCCCTCATTTACCACCAGAGaatccacactggagagaagccctacAAGTGCAACGACTGTGGGAAAGCATTCAGTGACGGCTCAATCCTTATCCGACATCGCCGgactcacactggagagaagccatATGAGTGCAACGAATGTGGCAAAGGCTTTACCCAAAGTTCTAACCTCATCCAGCATCAAagaattcacactggagagaagccctatAAATGTAATGAGTGTGAGAAAGCCTTCATCCAAAAAACCAAACTTGTGGAACATCAGAGAAGCCACACGGGAGAGAAGCCCTATGAGTGTAATGACTGTGGCAAAGTCTTCAGCCAGAGCACACACCTCATCCAGCACCAGAGGATCCACACGGGGGAGAAGCCCTACAAGTGCGGCGAGTGCGGGAAGGCCTTCCACAACAGTTCCAGGCTCATCCACCATCAGAGGTCACACCACGGAGAGAAGCCGTACAAATGCGCTGACTGCAAGAAAGCCTTCAGCCAGGGCACCTACCTCATCCAGCACCGGAGGATTCACACCGGGGAGAAGCCCTACAAGTGTGGTGAGTGCGGGAAGGCCTTCCGGCACAGTTCCAACATGTCGCAGCATCAAAGGATTCACCTCCGGGAAGACTTCTCCACATGA